From Salinirubellus salinus, the proteins below share one genomic window:
- a CDS encoding ester cyclase, whose translation MTSTPEENKRIVRRIRDDIEEQGDLDAVDEIFAEDAVVHGLLRDFSGRDEIREMFAMDREAFPDDTETIHDLIAEGDTVAVRMTERGTHDSEFMGIEPTGNEFEIQTMAFLRLEGGKVAEWWVQPDLLGFLRQLGVSPEELSAAVRADD comes from the coding sequence ATGACATCAACACCCGAGGAGAACAAGCGTATCGTCCGTCGGATCCGCGACGACATCGAGGAGCAGGGCGATCTCGACGCAGTCGACGAGATATTCGCCGAGGACGCGGTGGTGCACGGTCTGCTGCGAGATTTCAGTGGCCGGGACGAGATCAGGGAGATGTTCGCGATGGACCGCGAGGCGTTCCCCGACGATACGGAGACGATTCACGACCTGATCGCGGAGGGTGACACCGTCGCCGTCCGAATGACGGAGCGCGGTACCCACGACAGCGAGTTCATGGGGATCGAGCCGACGGGTAACGAGTTCGAGATACAGACGATGGCCTTCCTCCGTCTGGAGGGCGGGAAGGTCGCCGAGTGGTGGGTCCAACCGGACCTCCTCGGATTCCTGCGACAACTCGGCGTGAGCCCCGAGGAACTCAGCGCGGCCGTGCGAGCCGACGACTGA
- a CDS encoding alpha/beta hydrolase, whose protein sequence is MGDGRLAAVRTWLEELSRRRALALVAGTLVAILVLAGVAFSVYFGVLGLQAPPGVEEAVRADPNVTVETAYGGYVVHDADPGAETLGIVFYPGGRVAPDAYLPSAAAIATRANATVFVPGMPLNLAVFDPSRADAVVAGEPQISRWVVGGHSLGGAMACRYAADNADRVDGLLIVGAYCDRPVRGMPGLAVVGTRDAVLDREQFEATRGNLPTPRRVVFVEGMNHSQAGWYTGQRGGQPATISTPEAHRRLADEVAGWLCAELEHCESDSPG, encoded by the coding sequence ATGGGAGACGGGCGTCTCGCGGCCGTCAGAACGTGGCTCGAGGAGCTCTCACGCCGTCGGGCACTGGCGCTGGTCGCCGGCACCCTCGTCGCCATCCTCGTTCTCGCGGGCGTCGCGTTCTCCGTCTACTTCGGCGTCCTCGGACTCCAGGCGCCGCCGGGCGTCGAGGAGGCGGTCCGGGCGGACCCGAACGTCACCGTCGAGACGGCCTACGGCGGCTACGTCGTCCACGACGCCGATCCCGGGGCCGAGACGCTCGGCATCGTGTTCTACCCCGGCGGCCGGGTCGCCCCCGACGCGTACCTGCCGTCGGCGGCGGCCATCGCGACGCGGGCGAACGCCACCGTGTTCGTGCCGGGGATGCCGCTCAACCTCGCCGTCTTCGACCCGTCGCGTGCGGACGCCGTCGTCGCCGGCGAGCCCCAGATCTCGCGGTGGGTCGTGGGCGGCCACTCACTCGGCGGGGCGATGGCGTGTCGCTACGCCGCCGACAACGCGGACCGCGTCGACGGCCTCCTCATCGTCGGGGCGTACTGCGACCGGCCCGTCCGGGGGATGCCCGGGCTCGCCGTCGTCGGGACGCGCGACGCCGTCCTCGACCGCGAGCAGTTCGAGGCCACGCGAGGGAACCTCCCGACGCCACGACGGGTCGTGTTCGTCGAGGGGATGAACCACTCGCAGGCCGGCTGGTACACCGGCCAGCGTGGCGGGCAGCCGGCGACAATCTCGACGCCGGAAGCCCACCGGCGGCTGGCGGACGAGGTGGCCGGGTGGCTCTGTGCGGAACTGGAGCACTGCGAGAGCGACTCGCCGGGGTGA
- a CDS encoding alpha/beta fold hydrolase: protein MRPDWTRWTVGGASLLLGAGGAALWGWKRRRLAELAAGSELVATDRGQVEVARRGSGEAVLILHGNPGGYDQSILLGEALFGNEMDIIAPSRPGYLRTPLDDTLTFEDQAALLVALLDELDVQEALVVGLSGGGPHALQLAADYPERVSGLVLGGAVTVEYDERLFDTGNPVLDPLLTSTPVLDVRSGVFAALRGVAPDRFVASLHAQLSTLEGDDLDRYVEFVLTSPDHRERVLEFAPTVLPVSARIDGTLHDERLFRDLPHVDYGTIECPTLVVHGEFDAAVPIDHAEYVAEALPEAELVRVEADHLAWVGPDADRAGRAVQRFTESVVAPDGRPNP from the coding sequence ATGAGGCCAGACTGGACTCGGTGGACCGTCGGCGGAGCCAGCCTCCTCCTCGGTGCGGGAGGTGCCGCGCTCTGGGGGTGGAAGCGGCGCCGACTGGCCGAGCTGGCCGCCGGCAGCGAACTCGTCGCGACCGACCGCGGACAGGTCGAGGTCGCCCGCCGTGGCTCGGGCGAGGCGGTCCTGATCCTCCACGGTAACCCCGGCGGCTACGACCAGAGCATCCTCCTCGGCGAGGCGCTGTTCGGCAACGAGATGGACATCATCGCCCCGTCGCGTCCGGGCTATCTGCGGACGCCGCTCGACGACACGCTGACGTTCGAGGACCAAGCCGCCCTGCTGGTGGCGTTGCTCGACGAACTCGACGTGCAGGAGGCGCTGGTCGTCGGACTCTCCGGCGGCGGGCCGCACGCGCTCCAGCTCGCGGCCGACTACCCGGAGCGGGTCTCGGGGCTGGTCCTCGGTGGCGCGGTCACCGTCGAGTACGACGAGCGCCTGTTCGACACCGGCAACCCGGTCCTCGACCCGCTGCTCACGTCGACGCCGGTGCTCGACGTCCGCTCGGGCGTGTTCGCCGCGCTCCGAGGGGTCGCTCCGGACCGCTTCGTCGCGTCACTCCACGCCCAACTGTCCACGCTGGAGGGTGACGACCTCGACCGGTACGTCGAGTTCGTCCTGACGAGTCCGGACCACCGCGAGCGGGTGCTCGAGTTCGCACCGACCGTCCTGCCGGTGAGTGCACGCATCGACGGGACGCTCCACGACGAGCGCCTGTTCCGCGACCTGCCGCACGTGGACTACGGGACCATCGAGTGTCCGACGCTCGTGGTCCACGGCGAGTTCGACGCGGCCGTCCCTATCGACCACGCGGAGTACGTGGCCGAGGCACTCCCGGAGGCCGAACTCGTCCGGGTCGAGGCCGACCACCTCGCCTGGGTCGGGCCCGACGCCGACCGGGCCGGACGGGCCGTTCAGCGGTTCACCGAGTCGGTCGTCGCGCCCGACGGTCGGCCGAATCCGTAG
- a CDS encoding mandelate racemase/muconate lactonizing enzyme family protein, translating to MQITSLEATPVQVEIRSREEPYGVAPYVAGYHTFEHVLRLVVRIETDDDVVGWGETMVDPEPNVARAVMEHVVGPEALGREVWEVESFLDSFEYPYMHVRPYVAGVEMAMWDALGKTKDVPLHQLFGGKRMDEVPIAYCLGITDPEEAAEQARWAREEGFGVIKTKSGLDVDADVERLTAMHEAVDGDLKFRLDGNQTMSYGEATETAARLEANGVYLQYFEQPLRTDSVGGYTRLRQRLRTPIAVNEDTYHRRNLFELVREDAIDAAVVDMVPVGGLLATKKLMGLCDEANLSVAHHSSFDLGIKNAAVLHFVASEPAMDLPPDRVNYALADDVVEERFEVTDGCMSVPDGPGLGVEVDEKKVEALRVTEGKGISYEVTL from the coding sequence ATGCAGATAACGAGCCTCGAGGCCACCCCGGTGCAGGTCGAGATCAGGTCCCGTGAGGAGCCGTACGGCGTCGCCCCGTACGTCGCCGGCTACCACACCTTCGAGCACGTCCTGCGGCTGGTCGTCCGCATCGAGACCGACGACGACGTCGTCGGGTGGGGCGAGACGATGGTCGACCCCGAGCCGAACGTGGCACGGGCGGTGATGGAGCACGTCGTCGGTCCCGAGGCGCTCGGCCGGGAGGTCTGGGAGGTGGAGTCCTTCCTCGATTCCTTCGAGTACCCGTACATGCACGTCCGGCCGTACGTCGCCGGCGTCGAGATGGCGATGTGGGACGCGCTGGGCAAGACGAAGGACGTCCCGCTCCACCAGCTGTTCGGCGGCAAGCGGATGGACGAGGTGCCCATCGCGTACTGTCTCGGCATCACCGACCCCGAGGAGGCGGCCGAGCAGGCGCGCTGGGCCCGCGAGGAGGGGTTCGGGGTCATCAAGACGAAGAGTGGATTGGACGTGGACGCGGACGTCGAGCGGCTGACCGCGATGCACGAGGCCGTCGACGGCGACCTGAAGTTCCGACTCGACGGGAACCAGACGATGAGCTACGGCGAGGCGACGGAGACCGCCGCTCGGCTCGAGGCCAACGGCGTCTACCTCCAGTACTTCGAGCAGCCGTTACGGACCGACAGCGTCGGTGGGTACACACGCCTCCGCCAGCGGCTCCGGACCCCCATCGCCGTCAACGAGGACACCTACCACCGGCGGAACCTGTTCGAGCTCGTCCGCGAGGACGCCATCGACGCCGCCGTCGTCGACATGGTTCCCGTCGGCGGATTGCTGGCGACCAAGAAACTGATGGGGCTCTGTGACGAGGCGAACCTCTCGGTCGCCCACCACTCCAGTTTCGACCTCGGCATCAAGAACGCCGCCGTCCTGCACTTCGTCGCCAGCGAGCCGGCGATGGACCTCCCGCCGGACCGGGTCAACTACGCGCTGGCGGACGACGTGGTCGAGGAGCGCTTCGAGGTCACCGACGGCTGTATGAGCGTCCCCGACGGACCGGGGCTGGGGGTCGAGGTGGACGAGAAGAAGGTTGAGGCGCTGCGGGTCACGGAGGGGAAGGGTATCAGCTACGAGGTCACGCTCTGA
- a CDS encoding Rid family detoxifying hydrolase — protein MEQISTDEAPGAIGPYSQAIRHGDTVYTAGQGPLDPETGEVVDGDIGAQTARTMENLAAVLEAAGTSLDNVVKATVYLGDMADYAAVNDVYEEYVSAPFPARTAVEVGEFPVDLGVEIEVVAAVE, from the coding sequence ATGGAGCAGATATCCACCGACGAGGCACCGGGTGCTATCGGCCCGTACTCGCAGGCGATCCGACACGGCGACACCGTCTACACCGCCGGGCAGGGACCGCTCGACCCGGAGACCGGCGAGGTGGTCGACGGCGACATCGGGGCACAGACCGCACGGACGATGGAGAACCTCGCGGCGGTGCTGGAGGCCGCCGGCACCTCGCTCGACAACGTCGTGAAGGCGACGGTATACCTCGGCGACATGGCCGACTACGCCGCGGTCAACGACGTCTACGAGGAGTACGTGAGCGCGCCGTTCCCGGCCCGGACCGCGGTCGAGGTCGGCGAGTTCCCGGTCGACCTCGGGGTCGAGATCGAGGTGGTCGCGGCCGTCGAGTAG
- a CDS encoding creatininase family protein, translating into MRLTDTAWATRPYGAVLDLASRDGSLLVVPVGSLEQHGYHLPTATDTLLADAVAHGAAEATDAPVLITPPVWTGLSPHHLPFGGTVSLERETLATLLEGIADTALENGFDALLFLNGHGGNAALVDAVAVSVGADHPDVEVSALTYFTLAADIADEVRDSDVGGTGHGGEFETSLVLHLYPDLVDVDRAEGTMMDEPYDRVRQDLFVGGSMAVYRPFTAYTESGAIGDPTLATAEKGERLFTHLCAELAGLYEAIHGHTCERDD; encoded by the coding sequence ATGCGACTCACCGACACCGCGTGGGCGACCCGCCCCTACGGCGCGGTCCTCGACCTCGCGTCGCGAGACGGCTCGCTGCTGGTCGTCCCCGTCGGCAGCCTCGAACAGCACGGCTATCACCTCCCGACGGCGACGGACACGCTGCTCGCCGACGCGGTGGCACACGGTGCCGCGGAAGCGACCGACGCCCCGGTGCTGATCACCCCGCCGGTCTGGACCGGGCTCTCGCCACACCACCTGCCGTTCGGCGGGACGGTGAGCCTCGAACGCGAGACGCTGGCGACGCTGCTCGAGGGCATCGCCGACACGGCGCTCGAGAACGGCTTCGACGCACTCCTGTTCCTGAACGGGCACGGCGGGAACGCCGCGCTCGTCGACGCCGTCGCGGTCTCGGTCGGGGCCGACCACCCCGACGTGGAGGTGTCGGCGTTGACCTACTTCACCCTCGCCGCCGACATCGCCGACGAGGTCCGGGACTCCGACGTGGGCGGGACGGGCCACGGCGGGGAGTTCGAGACCTCGCTCGTCCTCCACCTCTACCCAGACCTCGTCGACGTGGACCGCGCGGAGGGGACGATGATGGACGAGCCGTACGACCGCGTCCGGCAGGACCTGTTCGTCGGCGGGTCGATGGCGGTCTACCGGCCGTTCACCGCCTACACCGAGTCGGGGGCCATCGGCGACCCGACACTCGCCACCGCCGAGAAAGGCGAGCGACTCTTCACCCACCTCTGCGCGGAGCTGGCGGGGCTCTACGAGGCCATCCACGGGCACACCTGCGAGCGGGACGACTGA
- a CDS encoding DUF4397 domain-containing protein: MAIALAVVVGSVAVVGGATGSLFVQEESEALTSQETTYVRVAHASPDAPAVDVLVENETVVANASFGDVTDYLELAAGTYNVTITAADDPETVVFDDQVTFEPRSATTVAASGEISETANTTFAPVAFSDDALAVGENESAVRVVHLSPDAPAVDVTVGEGNETVVLADNVTFQNASSYVTVPAGNYTVDIRAATAANNGTVVTSVDVPLEGETVYSAMAVGYLDPASAPADTPFEVLLTEDAETTITIPSDETPTPTETPMPTETETETETETETETETETETETETEETETETETETETETETETETTEEA, encoded by the coding sequence ATGGCCATCGCTCTGGCCGTCGTCGTCGGGTCGGTCGCGGTCGTCGGCGGGGCGACCGGCTCGCTGTTCGTACAGGAGGAATCAGAAGCGCTGACATCACAGGAGACCACGTACGTCCGTGTGGCTCACGCGTCGCCGGACGCCCCCGCCGTGGACGTCCTCGTCGAGAACGAGACGGTGGTCGCGAACGCCTCGTTCGGTGACGTGACCGACTATCTGGAGCTGGCTGCGGGGACGTACAACGTCACCATCACCGCCGCGGACGACCCCGAGACGGTCGTGTTCGACGACCAGGTGACGTTCGAGCCGCGGTCGGCGACCACCGTGGCCGCCAGCGGTGAGATCAGTGAGACTGCCAACACCACGTTCGCGCCGGTCGCGTTCAGTGACGACGCGCTCGCGGTCGGGGAGAACGAGTCGGCCGTCCGGGTCGTCCACCTCTCGCCCGACGCGCCCGCGGTCGACGTGACCGTCGGGGAGGGTAACGAGACGGTCGTGCTCGCCGACAACGTCACGTTCCAGAACGCCTCGTCGTACGTGACCGTTCCCGCCGGCAACTACACCGTGGACATCCGCGCGGCGACAGCGGCGAACAACGGCACGGTAGTCACCTCCGTCGACGTCCCGCTCGAAGGTGAGACTGTCTACTCCGCGATGGCCGTCGGCTACCTTGACCCCGCCTCGGCCCCGGCCGACACGCCGTTCGAGGTGCTGCTGACCGAGGACGCCGAGACGACGATCACCATCCCGTCGGATGAGACGCCGACGCCGACGGAGACACCGATGCCGACGGAGACGGAGACTGAGACGGAGACTGAGACTGAGACGGAGACTGAGACGGAGACGGAGACGGAGACGGAGACTGAGGAGACCGAGACAGAGACGGAGACCGAGACAGAGACGGAGACCGAGACAGAGACGGAGACTACCGAGGAAGCCTAA
- a CDS encoding DMT family transporter has protein sequence MIQAGVPTALAAALVFGAYLYVYKRSFDALPATVYTAVNETAGFGWYLLIAALTWPAGAAVVPAETTLADVALLCGVGLVIAAANLVSVRAFKLGDVSYIAPLNKLVPVFVLPIELLVLTTDLGSLQVLGVGLAGVAIYVANYETDSALAPLRRVVVYRPAQLALLGAVLFAMADVGTRAVLSTTPFTTQAVALFSFVAVAAVALPFAIPRVEWSRLRPALPGAVALSAVFAVGVHLATVSFAAAPASVVSPLVNTQAIVAVLLGSVLLDEGLLGRRLTAAVVAVAGIALVASG, from the coding sequence GTGATTCAGGCCGGGGTACCGACGGCGCTGGCCGCCGCGCTCGTCTTCGGGGCCTACCTCTACGTCTACAAGCGCTCGTTCGACGCGCTCCCGGCGACGGTCTACACGGCGGTCAACGAGACGGCGGGCTTCGGCTGGTACCTCCTCATCGCGGCGCTGACGTGGCCGGCGGGCGCCGCCGTGGTCCCGGCGGAGACGACGCTCGCCGACGTGGCGCTGCTCTGTGGCGTGGGGCTGGTCATCGCGGCCGCCAACCTCGTCTCCGTCCGCGCGTTCAAGCTCGGCGACGTCTCCTACATCGCGCCGCTGAACAAGCTCGTCCCCGTGTTCGTCCTCCCCATCGAACTGCTCGTCCTGACGACCGACCTCGGCAGCCTGCAGGTCCTCGGGGTGGGACTCGCCGGCGTGGCCATCTACGTCGCGAACTACGAGACCGACTCGGCGCTCGCGCCCCTACGGCGGGTGGTCGTCTACCGGCCGGCACAGCTCGCGCTGCTGGGTGCGGTGCTGTTCGCGATGGCCGACGTGGGGACGCGCGCGGTGCTGTCGACCACCCCGTTCACGACGCAGGCGGTCGCGCTGTTCAGTTTCGTCGCCGTCGCGGCCGTCGCGCTCCCGTTCGCGATACCGCGGGTGGAGTGGTCGCGGCTCCGCCCGGCGCTCCCCGGCGCGGTCGCGCTGAGCGCCGTGTTCGCGGTCGGCGTCCACCTCGCCACGGTCTCGTTCGCCGCGGCGCCGGCGAGCGTCGTCTCGCCGCTCGTCAACACGCAGGCCATCGTCGCGGTGCTGCTCGGGAGCGTCCTGCTGGACGAGGGGTTGCTCGGGCGTCGGCTCACGGCGGCGGTCGTCGCGGTGGCGGGCATCGCGCTGGTCGCGAGCGGGTGA
- a CDS encoding acyl-CoA dehydrogenase family protein: MDYHDSEKAVEVASRVEAFMEEEVLPREREALRTRELVSEDEIHDLWEMAKERDLFAPQVPEEYGGQGLNFRDMLPSFEQVGRSLFGALSIRANAPQEGNMHTLEIAGTEQQKEEYLRPLVQGEIQTGFSMTEPMDGGGSDPKMLKTTARKEGDEWVINGHKWWTSDGYAADLLLVMARTDMDAHPYAGTSIFLVPTDADGVEIVRNIPHLGGHGIVDIERGHAEIKYRDVRVPEEALLGELNGGFRLAQLRLGGGRLTHCMRYSGMAERALEISKAYLQTRHGFDESLSEKQALRHRIADAETELHAARTMVRHAARELDESDARIEVAMAKMYTANVTNEIMDLAVQCLGGSGISKDLPVAHFYEAVRPFRIVDGADEVHRRTIARDAFEDVYDADMENVVEFDSDLDMT; this comes from the coding sequence ATGGATTACCACGACTCCGAGAAGGCGGTCGAAGTGGCCTCCCGCGTCGAGGCGTTCATGGAAGAGGAAGTGCTCCCGCGGGAGCGAGAGGCGCTGCGGACGCGTGAACTCGTCTCCGAGGACGAGATACACGACCTCTGGGAGATGGCGAAGGAGCGCGACCTGTTCGCCCCGCAAGTACCCGAGGAGTACGGCGGCCAGGGGCTGAACTTCCGCGACATGCTCCCGTCGTTCGAGCAGGTCGGCCGCTCGCTGTTCGGCGCGCTCTCAATCCGCGCGAACGCGCCGCAGGAGGGGAACATGCACACCCTCGAGATAGCGGGCACCGAACAGCAGAAAGAGGAGTACCTCCGGCCGCTCGTCCAGGGAGAGATACAGACCGGTTTCTCGATGACCGAGCCGATGGACGGCGGCGGCTCGGACCCGAAGATGCTGAAGACCACGGCCCGCAAGGAGGGCGACGAGTGGGTCATCAACGGGCACAAGTGGTGGACCTCGGACGGCTACGCCGCCGACCTCCTGCTGGTGATGGCCCGCACCGATATGGACGCCCACCCGTACGCGGGGACCTCCATCTTCCTCGTACCGACCGACGCGGACGGCGTGGAGATCGTCCGGAACATCCCGCACCTCGGCGGGCACGGCATCGTCGACATCGAGCGCGGCCACGCCGAGATCAAGTACCGCGACGTGCGCGTCCCCGAGGAGGCGCTGCTCGGTGAGCTGAACGGCGGCTTCCGCCTCGCCCAGCTCCGCCTCGGCGGCGGCCGGCTCACCCACTGCATGCGCTACTCCGGGATGGCCGAGCGCGCCCTCGAGATCTCGAAGGCGTACCTCCAGACGCGCCACGGGTTCGACGAGTCGCTCTCGGAGAAGCAGGCGCTCCGCCACCGTATCGCCGACGCGGAGACCGAACTCCACGCCGCGCGGACGATGGTGCGCCACGCGGCCCGCGAACTCGACGAGAGCGACGCCCGCATCGAGGTGGCGATGGCGAAGATGTACACCGCGAACGTCACGAACGAGATCATGGACCTCGCGGTCCAGTGTCTCGGCGGCAGCGGCATCAGCAAGGACCTCCCGGTCGCGCACTTCTACGAGGCCGTCCGGCCGTTCCGCATCGTCGACGGGGCCGACGAGGTCCACCGCCGGACCATCGCCCGCGACGCCTTCGAGGACGTCTACGACGCGGACATGGAGAACGTCGTCGAGTTCGACTCCGACCTCGACATGACCTGA
- a CDS encoding SDR family NAD(P)-dependent oxidoreductase → MRFENQTVFVTGGGSGIGRETALRCAREGATVVVADVDREGGEETVAAIEDLAGDADAVELDVTDADAVRDAVDAAADTHGLDVMVNNAGIAQSNDPLEEVSLEERDRIVDVNANGVWNGCRAAIPHLKAQGSGAIVNVASLAGVVGQPWSAAYAMTKGGVAKMTRSIAWELGRHGVRANAVCPGFTDTPMVQGGLEERDDPEAAREALERRYALKRLGDPEEIAAAICFLASDDASFVTGHELVVDGGFTCG, encoded by the coding sequence ATGCGATTCGAGAACCAGACCGTGTTCGTCACTGGTGGCGGCTCCGGTATCGGCCGCGAGACGGCCCTGCGCTGCGCGCGCGAGGGCGCGACCGTCGTCGTCGCCGACGTGGACCGCGAGGGCGGCGAGGAGACGGTGGCGGCCATCGAGGACCTCGCAGGCGACGCCGACGCCGTCGAACTGGACGTGACCGACGCCGACGCCGTCCGCGACGCGGTGGACGCTGCGGCCGACACCCACGGCCTCGACGTGATGGTCAACAACGCCGGCATCGCCCAGTCCAACGACCCGCTCGAGGAGGTCTCCCTCGAAGAGCGTGACCGTATCGTCGACGTCAACGCGAACGGCGTCTGGAACGGCTGTCGGGCGGCCATCCCACACCTGAAGGCGCAGGGGTCGGGCGCCATCGTCAACGTCGCGTCGCTGGCGGGCGTCGTCGGTCAGCCGTGGTCGGCGGCCTACGCGATGACGAAGGGTGGGGTCGCGAAGATGACGCGCTCCATCGCGTGGGAGCTGGGCCGCCACGGCGTGCGGGCCAACGCGGTCTGTCCGGGGTTCACCGACACGCCGATGGTCCAGGGCGGACTCGAAGAGCGGGACGACCCCGAGGCCGCCCGCGAGGCGCTCGAGCGGCGTTACGCGCTGAAACGGCTCGGCGACCCCGAGGAGATCGCCGCGGCCATCTGCTTCCTCGCCAGCGACGACGCCTCGTTCGTCACCGGTCACGAACTCGTCGTCGACGGGGGGTTCACCTGCGGATAG
- a CDS encoding glucose 1-dehydrogenase, giving the protein MDGIQDGVAVVTGAGSGIGRETARRFAREGASVVVADVDEDGGHDTVEMIGDDGGEATFVRTDVSDQGEVDRMVQTALDEYGGLDFAHNNAGIEGDNAPLADDTEENWDAVIDVNLKGVWRCMQAEIPAMLERGGGRIVNTASISGQTGSGGAPYVASKHGVIGLTRKAAVDYSGENIRVNAVCPGIIQTPMIDRAQEDSAELLEQMTAATPAGRLGQPEEIASAVVWLCSDGASYVMGHPFTIDGALTVQ; this is encoded by the coding sequence ATGGACGGAATACAGGACGGCGTGGCCGTCGTGACCGGAGCCGGGTCGGGCATCGGTCGCGAGACGGCACGCCGGTTCGCACGGGAGGGAGCGAGCGTCGTCGTCGCGGACGTCGACGAGGACGGTGGCCACGACACCGTCGAGATGATCGGGGACGACGGCGGCGAGGCGACGTTCGTCCGGACGGACGTCTCCGACCAGGGCGAGGTCGACCGGATGGTACAGACGGCACTCGACGAGTACGGTGGGCTCGACTTCGCGCACAACAACGCCGGCATCGAGGGAGACAACGCGCCGCTCGCGGACGATACCGAGGAGAACTGGGATGCAGTCATCGACGTCAACCTGAAGGGCGTCTGGCGGTGTATGCAGGCGGAGATCCCCGCGATGCTCGAGCGGGGTGGCGGCCGCATCGTCAACACCGCGTCCATCTCCGGACAGACCGGGAGCGGTGGCGCACCGTACGTGGCGAGCAAGCACGGCGTCATCGGATTGACGCGGAAGGCCGCGGTCGACTACTCCGGCGAGAACATCCGCGTCAACGCCGTCTGTCCGGGTATCATCCAGACGCCGATGATAGACCGCGCGCAGGAGGACAGTGCCGAGTTGCTGGAGCAGATGACCGCCGCGACCCCGGCCGGGCGGCTGGGCCAGCCCGAGGAGATCGCGAGCGCAGTCGTCTGGCTCTGTTCGGACGGCGCCTCGTACGTGATGGGCCACCCGTTCACCATCGACGGTGCGTTGACGGTCCAGTAG
- a CDS encoding FAD-dependent oxidoreductase, translated as MTEPLVVIGGDAAGMSAASKTKRDDPDREVIVFEKGEWVSYGACGLPYYVKGDIESLEDLVSVPAESFVEERGIDLRTNHEVTSIDTEARTVTVAGPDGEFEQSYGDLLVATGARAVEPPFEGMGLDGVFTLHDMEMAASVRRALGLDAPGSRQEGDGPRGDASADGAPESVAIVGGGYIGIEMAEAFREHDLDVHVFEMLPHTLQPFGAEAAATVEEHLVEQGVDLHLDTAVDGFVGDERVEAVAVGDEEVPVDLVLVGVGVRPNVELAEAAGIETGPTGAIATDQYGRTNVDHVYAAGDVAEATNAVTGEPDHVPLALTANRAGRAIGATLGGEPTPVGEIVGTAVVKAFDLEVARAGLVDEAEAREAGFDPVSITIEAESRAHYYPGGSSIQVTMLGDRGTGRLLGASMVGREGVAKRIDTVATALHTELSVERVSMLDLSYAPPFSPVWDPVLTAAKVLAGKLE; from the coding sequence ATGACCGAACCCCTGGTAGTGATCGGTGGCGACGCGGCGGGGATGAGCGCGGCGAGCAAGACGAAGCGCGACGACCCCGACCGCGAGGTCATCGTCTTCGAGAAGGGCGAGTGGGTCTCGTACGGGGCGTGTGGGCTGCCGTACTACGTCAAGGGCGACATCGAGAGTCTCGAGGATCTCGTCTCGGTGCCGGCCGAGTCGTTCGTCGAGGAGCGCGGCATCGACCTGCGGACGAACCACGAGGTGACGAGCATCGACACCGAGGCGAGGACCGTGACCGTCGCCGGCCCGGACGGCGAGTTCGAGCAGTCCTACGGCGACCTGCTGGTGGCGACGGGCGCCCGCGCGGTCGAGCCCCCGTTCGAGGGGATGGGCCTCGACGGCGTGTTCACGCTCCACGACATGGAGATGGCGGCCTCGGTCCGGCGTGCGCTCGGGCTCGACGCACCGGGCTCCCGGCAGGAGGGTGACGGCCCGCGCGGCGACGCGAGTGCCGACGGCGCCCCCGAGTCCGTCGCCATCGTCGGCGGTGGCTACATCGGCATCGAGATGGCCGAGGCGTTCCGGGAACACGACCTCGACGTCCACGTGTTCGAGATGTTGCCGCACACGCTCCAGCCGTTCGGGGCCGAGGCGGCCGCGACGGTCGAGGAGCACCTCGTCGAGCAGGGGGTCGACCTCCACCTCGACACGGCCGTCGACGGGTTCGTCGGCGACGAGCGGGTCGAGGCCGTCGCCGTCGGTGACGAGGAGGTGCCGGTCGACCTCGTGCTGGTGGGCGTCGGCGTGCGGCCGAACGTCGAACTCGCCGAGGCGGCCGGTATCGAGACCGGGCCGACCGGCGCCATCGCCACGGACCAGTACGGCCGGACGAACGTGGACCACGTCTACGCCGCGGGCGACGTGGCCGAGGCGACCAACGCGGTCACGGGCGAGCCGGACCACGTCCCGCTGGCGCTGACCGCGAACCGGGCCGGGCGGGCCATCGGTGCGACGCTCGGGGGCGAGCCGACGCCCGTCGGCGAGATCGTCGGGACGGCCGTCGTCAAGGCGTTCGACCTCGAGGTCGCCCGCGCGGGCCTCGTCGACGAGGCGGAAGCACGCGAGGCGGGCTTCGACCCCGTCTCGATCACCATCGAGGCCGAGTCGCGTGCGCACTACTACCCCGGCGGCTCGAGCATCCAGGTGACGATGCTGGGCGACCGCGGGACGGGCCGCCTGCTCGGCGCCTCCATGGTGGGCCGCGAGGGCGTCGCCAAGCGCATCGACACCGTCGCCACCGCGCTCCACACGGAACTGAGCGTCGAGCGCGTGTCGATGCTCGATCTCTCGTACGCCCCGCCGTTCAGTCCCGTCTGGGACCCGGTGCTCACCGCGGCGAAGGTGCTGGCCGGAAAACTGGAGTGA